In Arthrobacter sp. B3I9, the following are encoded in one genomic region:
- the cls gene encoding cardiolipin synthase codes for MRGSLVLWPFPLVGTLPSWAILILTLVDFAIRVLALGIIPGNRRPTTAMAWLLGIFFVPVLGLVLFLLFGNFRLSRRRRAQQQAVNTRIRAGTSELADLESHYDGPEWVASAAELNKTLGSLPMVDGNRVDLLPGYPDSITAMAAAVREAKVFVNAEFYIMSTDHITDELLTALEEAAERGVEVRLLFDHLGTLRIKGYRKLIARLKASKISWRPMLPLRPVHGQWRRPDLRNHRKIMVIDGEVAFTGSQNLIEPSYNNPRHRKVGREWVELMACLRGPIVNTLNVVFATDWLSETDESLEHQLGHRPELHAGDITAQVVPSGPGFITENNLRLFNTLIYSAQHKVSICSPYFVPDDSLLYAVTTAAQRGVDVELFVSEKGDQFLVHHAQQSYYQALLEAGVRIYLYRAPFVLHAKHFTIDDEVAVLGSSNMDMRSFSLNLEVSVMLLGDDIVQRLRAVEDTYRDISHELVLEDWMQRPMLVKYVDNVARLTATLQ; via the coding sequence ATGAGGGGTTCGCTTGTGCTGTGGCCATTTCCGCTGGTGGGGACGCTTCCGTCCTGGGCGATACTGATCCTGACCCTGGTCGATTTTGCCATCCGGGTGCTGGCGCTCGGCATCATTCCCGGTAACCGGCGGCCCACCACGGCCATGGCGTGGCTGCTGGGCATCTTCTTCGTTCCGGTCCTGGGCCTGGTGCTGTTCCTGCTCTTCGGCAATTTCCGGCTCTCCCGCCGGCGCCGCGCCCAACAGCAGGCCGTCAACACGAGGATCCGGGCTGGCACCTCAGAGCTGGCGGACCTGGAGAGCCATTACGACGGCCCGGAATGGGTGGCCTCCGCAGCCGAACTGAACAAGACCCTGGGTTCCCTGCCGATGGTGGACGGCAACCGGGTGGACTTGCTGCCCGGCTATCCGGATTCCATCACGGCCATGGCGGCGGCGGTCCGCGAGGCGAAGGTTTTCGTCAACGCAGAGTTCTACATCATGAGCACCGACCACATCACCGACGAACTCCTGACAGCCCTCGAGGAAGCCGCGGAGCGCGGAGTCGAAGTCCGCCTGCTCTTCGACCACCTGGGCACCCTGCGGATCAAGGGGTACCGCAAGCTGATCGCCCGGCTCAAGGCCAGCAAGATCAGCTGGCGTCCCATGCTGCCGCTGCGGCCCGTCCACGGTCAGTGGCGCCGGCCCGACCTGCGCAACCACCGCAAGATCATGGTGATCGACGGCGAAGTCGCCTTCACCGGTTCGCAGAACCTGATCGAGCCGTCGTACAACAACCCGCGGCACCGGAAGGTCGGCCGGGAGTGGGTGGAGCTGATGGCCTGCCTGCGCGGACCGATCGTGAACACCCTCAACGTTGTTTTCGCTACTGACTGGCTCAGCGAAACCGACGAGTCGCTCGAGCACCAGCTGGGGCACCGGCCCGAGCTGCATGCGGGCGACATCACGGCGCAGGTGGTCCCCAGCGGTCCCGGCTTCATCACCGAGAACAATCTGCGGCTTTTCAACACGCTGATCTACTCGGCGCAGCACAAGGTGTCGATCTGCAGCCCGTACTTCGTTCCCGACGACTCGTTGCTTTATGCGGTGACGACGGCGGCGCAGCGCGGCGTCGACGTCGAACTGTTCGTCTCCGAAAAGGGGGACCAGTTCCTGGTCCACCACGCCCAGCAGTCGTACTACCAGGCCCTGCTGGAGGCCGGTGTGCGGATCTACCTGTACAGGGCACCGTTCGTGCTGCACGCGAAGCACTTTACGATCGATGATGAAGTGGCCGTGTTGGGCTCCAGCAATATGGACATGCGCTCGTTCTCGCTCAACCTGGAGGTCTCGGTGATGCTTCTGGGCGACGACATCGTGCAGAGGCTGCGTGCAGTGGAGGACACCTACCGGGACATCTCGCACGAGCTCGTCCTTGAGGACTGGATGCAGCGTCCGATGCTCGTCAAGTACGTGGACAACGTCGCCCGCCTGACGGCAACCCTGCAGTAG
- a CDS encoding chorismate-binding protein codes for MTPAPVIIAIDGRSGAGKTTLAIELAARLREHHKVSLFHLEDIYPGWNGLAAGIEQYVSTVLEPLRRGQPAEWVSWDWNRHYDGATRTTLPAEIVLVEGVGAAAAAARPFLHAAVWAEAPEQDRRRRALGRDGASYEPYWDQWAAQEQEWLAADDVQAHVDVRVLNLADGAAPEHVLEALQHLPALAPALSPELAARHGLQLRTERIDAAPDAARLFERLFGGSANAVWLDSSLDPHSLQPAPEDRDGTDRPAPAAERSRFSILADDGGRFGQTVRHSSGETSVSVGGATVKTEGPFFRWLDDAWGRSAVEAPQGYPGEFVLGWLGYLGYELKRETGGSDIRSETPDACLLFAGRGVVLDHLEGVVWLLALDAPDAGDWLAAARSAVADAEAEPAAENGEHAGAGPAAARATAGGGGAAGLPAGPVFAARDTQIAYKAKVSEAQYQIAEGNSYEVCLTTALTARVPAGGLDPWQAYLALRRRNPAPFASYLRFGDLTVASTSPERFLRIAADGGMRAEPIKGTRRRDTDTVLDAGLKRELEASPKDRAENIMIVDLLRNDLSHFAVPGSVSVSRLCAVESYATVHQMVSTIDARLRPGMPRAEAVAACFPAGSMTGAPKVSTMAILDRLERVPRGVYSGAIGYFSLTGATDLAVAIRTLVVSESAGGDGGARLSLGVGGAITADSSPEEEYEEVRTKAFGVLSALGAAFPAG; via the coding sequence ATGACCCCTGCGCCCGTGATCATCGCCATCGACGGCCGGTCCGGTGCAGGAAAGACCACCCTGGCGATCGAACTCGCCGCGCGGCTGCGGGAACACCACAAGGTCTCGCTGTTCCACCTCGAGGACATCTATCCCGGCTGGAACGGACTTGCGGCCGGCATCGAACAGTACGTCTCCACCGTCCTGGAACCACTGCGGCGCGGGCAGCCCGCCGAATGGGTGAGCTGGGACTGGAACCGCCACTATGACGGCGCAACCCGCACCACCCTGCCCGCCGAGATAGTGCTGGTGGAAGGCGTAGGGGCGGCAGCCGCGGCCGCCCGGCCATTCCTGCACGCCGCCGTCTGGGCGGAGGCTCCAGAACAGGACCGCCGCCGCCGGGCACTCGGGCGCGACGGCGCAAGTTACGAACCCTACTGGGACCAGTGGGCCGCACAGGAGCAGGAATGGCTGGCCGCGGACGACGTCCAGGCACATGTCGACGTGCGCGTCCTGAACCTCGCTGACGGCGCCGCCCCGGAGCACGTGCTGGAGGCCCTGCAGCACCTGCCCGCGCTGGCCCCGGCACTGAGCCCCGAGCTCGCGGCTCGCCACGGGCTGCAGCTCCGGACCGAACGAATCGATGCCGCGCCGGATGCCGCCAGACTGTTCGAGCGCCTCTTCGGCGGCTCCGCCAATGCGGTATGGCTGGACTCCTCCCTCGATCCGCATTCCCTTCAGCCAGCGCCCGAGGACCGAGACGGCACGGACCGGCCGGCGCCCGCTGCCGAGAGGAGCCGGTTCAGCATTCTGGCCGACGACGGGGGCCGGTTCGGCCAGACGGTCCGGCACAGTTCAGGCGAGACCTCCGTGAGCGTGGGCGGCGCCACGGTCAAGACCGAGGGACCGTTTTTCCGCTGGCTCGACGACGCGTGGGGCCGCAGTGCTGTGGAGGCTCCGCAGGGCTATCCGGGCGAGTTCGTGCTGGGCTGGCTTGGATACCTCGGCTACGAGCTCAAGCGTGAGACCGGCGGCAGCGACATCCGCTCCGAGACTCCCGACGCCTGCCTGCTCTTCGCCGGACGCGGCGTCGTGCTGGACCATCTGGAGGGCGTGGTGTGGCTGCTCGCCCTGGACGCCCCCGACGCCGGGGACTGGCTCGCTGCTGCCCGGTCGGCCGTAGCGGACGCTGAGGCGGAGCCCGCGGCTGAGAACGGAGAGCACGCCGGCGCCGGCCCTGCTGCGGCGCGGGCGACGGCGGGCGGCGGCGGCGCCGCCGGGCTGCCTGCCGGTCCGGTTTTTGCCGCGCGGGACACGCAGATCGCCTACAAGGCCAAGGTTTCAGAGGCGCAGTACCAGATCGCCGAAGGCAACAGTTACGAGGTCTGCCTCACCACGGCCCTGACGGCGCGCGTGCCGGCGGGCGGCCTGGATCCCTGGCAGGCCTACCTGGCGCTGCGCCGCCGCAATCCGGCGCCGTTCGCCAGTTACCTGCGCTTCGGGGACCTCACGGTGGCCAGCACCTCGCCGGAGCGCTTCCTGCGCATCGCGGCAGACGGCGGCATGCGCGCCGAGCCGATCAAGGGCACCAGGCGACGGGACACGGACACCGTCCTGGATGCGGGGCTGAAACGTGAGCTCGAAGCATCGCCCAAGGACCGGGCCGAGAACATCATGATCGTGGACCTGCTGCGCAACGACCTGAGCCACTTCGCCGTGCCCGGTTCCGTATCGGTCAGCCGACTGTGCGCCGTCGAAAGTTACGCCACCGTCCACCAGATGGTCAGCACCATCGATGCGCGGCTCCGGCCCGGCATGCCGCGGGCGGAAGCCGTGGCGGCGTGCTTCCCCGCGGGGTCCATGACCGGGGCGCCGAAGGTCAGCACGATGGCCATTCTGGACCGGCTGGAACGCGTGCCGCGGGGCGTGTACTCGGGCGCGATCGGGTACTTCTCGCTCACCGGGGCCACGGACCTCGCCGTGGCGATCCGTACGCTGGTAGTCAGCGAGTCCGCCGGCGGGGACGGCGGAGCGCGGCTGAGCCTCGGCGTCGGAGGGGCAATCACCGCGGACTCCTCCCCCGAGGAGGAGTACGAGGAGGTGCGGACCAAGGCGTTCGGCGTACTCTCGGCCCTCGGCGCCGCTTTCCCTGCCGGCTGA
- a CDS encoding low molecular weight protein-tyrosine-phosphatase, translating into MSSPPSPFRIITVCTGNICRSPMAALMLTEAFDAEGLAGVVVDSAGTTGYEVGRPIDHRAARTLLAYGINSDRHVAREWRPEWFQSRELILALDVDHYGWLRQGAPDRGSLSKIRMLRSFDPAVAGEDPLDQGIEDPWYGGHSDFELTWSLIRAAVPGIVEHVRAQLDQPGPDQAGADQTQRPEQRVRSIS; encoded by the coding sequence TTGTCGAGTCCGCCCAGCCCGTTCCGGATCATCACGGTCTGCACCGGAAACATCTGCCGGTCCCCGATGGCCGCGCTGATGCTCACGGAGGCTTTCGACGCAGAGGGCCTTGCCGGCGTCGTCGTGGACTCCGCCGGCACCACGGGCTATGAGGTCGGGCGCCCGATTGATCACCGCGCCGCCCGGACGCTTCTGGCGTACGGCATCAACTCCGACCGCCACGTGGCGCGTGAGTGGCGGCCGGAATGGTTCCAGAGCCGTGAGTTGATCCTGGCCCTGGACGTAGACCACTACGGCTGGCTCCGGCAGGGAGCGCCGGACCGCGGTTCCCTGTCCAAGATCCGGATGCTGCGCAGCTTTGATCCGGCCGTGGCGGGCGAGGATCCCCTGGATCAGGGCATCGAGGACCCTTGGTACGGCGGCCACTCGGACTTCGAGCTGACCTGGAGCCTCATCCGCGCCGCCGTTCCCGGCATCGTGGAGCACGTCCGGGCCCAGCTGGACCAACCGGGCCCGGACCAAGCGGGCGCGGACCAAACGCAGCGCCCGGAGCAGCGGGTACGCTCTATTTCATGA
- a CDS encoding MFS transporter, whose amino-acid sequence MSAMFRALENPNYRTWAAGALVSNIGTWMQRVAQDWLVLTVLTDHSGAAVGLTTGLQFLPMLLLGPYGGVLADRYRKRVILLWTQLAMGLTALGLGLLVVTGTAHLWHAYLAAVCLGIASAIDAPARQAFVSELVGQDNIANAVALNSASFNTARLTGPAIAGALIAWVGTGAVFLLNAASFAAVLIALFRIRTSQPAPPAPATRGKHQVAEGVNYVRGRPDLMLIMVLVGVVGAFGLNFAVTNSLMATTEFRVGPGEFGLLGSIMAVGTLAGALLAARRAGPRLRFMLAGALGLGIFTLVCSVSPSFWIYAAVLIPVGLASITFLNSCNTSIQLSVEPQFRGRVLALYLAILQGGTALGAPLMGWIGSQFGARWCVASGGIVVLLTGIAAVIAVARRNELTLRQSLRLAFRREAAA is encoded by the coding sequence ATGAGCGCCATGTTCCGCGCCCTTGAGAACCCCAACTACCGGACCTGGGCCGCCGGAGCACTGGTGTCCAATATCGGCACCTGGATGCAGCGGGTAGCCCAGGACTGGCTGGTCCTGACAGTCCTCACGGACCACTCGGGCGCCGCCGTCGGCCTCACCACCGGGCTCCAGTTCCTGCCCATGCTGCTGCTGGGGCCCTACGGGGGCGTGCTGGCAGACCGGTACCGCAAGCGCGTCATCCTGCTCTGGACCCAGCTGGCCATGGGCCTGACGGCACTCGGGCTGGGACTCCTGGTGGTCACCGGGACCGCTCACCTGTGGCACGCCTACCTGGCCGCCGTCTGCCTCGGCATCGCCAGTGCCATCGACGCCCCGGCCCGGCAGGCCTTCGTCTCCGAACTCGTCGGCCAGGACAACATTGCGAACGCCGTGGCGCTGAATTCCGCCTCCTTCAATACCGCCAGGCTCACCGGCCCCGCCATCGCGGGCGCACTGATTGCCTGGGTGGGCACCGGCGCGGTCTTCCTGCTCAACGCCGCCAGCTTCGCCGCGGTCCTCATCGCGCTGTTCCGGATCCGCACGTCCCAGCCGGCTCCTCCGGCTCCAGCGACCCGCGGCAAGCACCAGGTGGCCGAGGGCGTGAACTACGTGCGCGGCCGCCCGGATTTGATGCTGATCATGGTCCTGGTGGGAGTGGTAGGCGCCTTCGGTCTGAATTTCGCCGTCACTAACTCCCTCATGGCCACTACCGAATTCCGGGTGGGCCCGGGCGAATTCGGGCTCCTCGGCTCCATCATGGCCGTGGGTACCCTGGCGGGCGCGCTGCTGGCAGCGCGCCGGGCCGGCCCCAGGCTGCGGTTCATGCTCGCCGGGGCGCTGGGCCTCGGGATCTTCACACTCGTCTGCAGCGTCTCGCCGTCATTCTGGATCTACGCGGCGGTCCTGATCCCGGTGGGCCTGGCCTCCATCACGTTCCTGAACAGCTGCAACACCAGCATCCAGCTCTCGGTGGAGCCGCAGTTCCGCGGCCGTGTGCTGGCCTTGTACCTGGCCATCCTGCAAGGTGGCACAGCCCTGGGCGCACCCCTGATGGGCTGGATCGGCAGCCAGTTCGGCGCCCGCTGGTGCGTCGCCAGCGGCGGCATCGTGGTACTCCTCACCGGAATCGCAGCCGTGATTGCGGTGGCGCGGCGGAATGAACTGACGCTCCGCCAGTCCCTCCGTCTGGCCTTCCGCCGTGAGGCTGCCGCCTAG
- a CDS encoding MarR family winged helix-turn-helix transcriptional regulator, protein MTPTPTTKQPTPDPSAPDTLAIDLRTAVMRTSRRLRVEATGETITPGQYTVLAQLNGSGPRTLRELAEQEHVQAPSMTRIVNALADQGFVTRTTHPDDGRQIRVDITPAGKTVLEEARNQRTAWLAQRVAGLNDADRLILSRAAQLMQDMSGK, encoded by the coding sequence CGACCCCTCGGCCCCGGACACCCTGGCCATCGACCTCCGCACCGCCGTCATGCGAACATCGCGCCGCCTCCGGGTCGAGGCCACCGGCGAGACCATCACCCCCGGGCAGTACACCGTCCTGGCCCAGCTCAACGGCAGCGGTCCGCGCACCCTGCGGGAACTGGCGGAACAGGAACACGTTCAGGCCCCGTCCATGACCCGCATCGTCAACGCCCTCGCCGACCAAGGTTTCGTCACCCGGACGACGCACCCCGACGACGGCCGCCAGATCCGGGTGGACATCACCCCCGCCGGCAAGACGGTCCTCGAGGAAGCGAGGAACCAGCGCACCGCCTGGCTGGCCCAACGCGTGGCCGGCCTCAATGACGCGGACCGCCTCATCCTCAGCCGCGCGGCCCAGCTGATGCAGGATATGAGCGGCAAATGA